The Erythrolamprus reginae isolate rEryReg1 chromosome 5, rEryReg1.hap1, whole genome shotgun sequence genome window below encodes:
- the MRPL47 gene encoding large ribosomal subunit protein uL29m, whose protein sequence is MALTAVCQRLSTVLRVTGGASRGAAAAASASRGLIGDWPKKSAGVKICPRSVLLHTSVSRNGLEEFFDDPKNWGKEVKSGDSWTVEQLRGKSSDDLHKLWYVLLKERNMLLTVEQEAKRQLQKMPSPERLEKVIKSMERMDQVIQEREDALRLLQTGQEKEWPGEWRYDFLGRIIWYTFREWPIPWYLNARHKRKRFYYLSNVKPFLRLRYEKHLRTRYKEAAAKRRREKGLQGKSPAAESQS, encoded by the exons ATGGCGCTGACGGCGGTTTGCCAACGGTTATCCACGGTGCTTCGGGTGACCGGCGGCGCGAGCCGAGGCGCTGCGGCGGCGGCTTCGGCTTCCAG aggACTCATTGGTGATTGGCCAAAAAAATCTGCAGGAGTGAAGATTTGTCCCCGTTCTGTGTTGTTACATACGTCAGTGTCTCGAAATGGGTTGGAGGAATTTTTTGATGACCCTAAAAACTGGGGAAAGGAGGTTAAATCAG GAGATTCCTGGACTGTGGAACAACTTCGAGGCAAAAGCAGCGATGATTTGCATAAGCTTTG GTACGTCCTGTTAAAAGAGCGAAATATGCTTTTAACAGTAGAGCAAGAAGCAAAACGGCAGCTTCAGAAAATGCCAAGCCCAGAAAGATTGGAAAAG GTTATAAAATCCATGGAAAGAATGGACCAGGTCATTCAGGAACGGGAAGATGCTTTGCGACTTTTGCAGACTGGCCAAGAGAAGGAATGGCCGGGCGAATGGAGATACGATTTCCTTGGGCGTATTATTTG GTATACTTTCAGAGAATGGCCAATTCCCTGGTACCTGAACGCTAGGCACAAGAGGAAGCGATTCTATTACCTGTCAAATGTCAAGCCTTTTCTAAG ACTTAGATATGAGAAACACTTGCGCACGAGATACAAGGAGGCTGCggcaaagagaaggagagagaaaggtttACAGGGAAAAAGTCCAGCTGCAGAATCTCAAAGTTAA
- the NDUFB5 gene encoding NADH dehydrogenase [ubiquinone] 1 beta subcomplex subunit 5, mitochondrial — translation MAAMSLLWRMAVRSGLRQPLALSSGLGRAALLGLSASRSGVIVSLRHAHEGKKMLFIRATRFYDHRFVKLLKYYVMLTGIPVLMVVAYANIFIGQAELAEIPEGYIPEHWEYYKHPISRWISRYIQHPPEKEYEKEMARLYVEFEKKKLRKLEAQADRLMRKRGDGPWHQHESPGTAEIDYDPKAKPDY, via the exons ATGGCGGCCATGAGTCTCCTCTGGCGAATGGCGGTCCGGTCCGGACTCCGGCAGCCGCTGGCCTTGTCCTCGGGACTCGGGCGGGCTGCATTGCTAGGCCTGAGTGCCAGTCGCTCCGGAGTGATCG TTTCACTGCGCCATGCCCACGAAGGAAAAAAGATGTTATTCATCAGAGCAACACGGTTTTATGATCACCGGTTTGTGAAATTACTG aaatattaCGTTATGTTAACTGGAATCCCGGTGCTTATGGTTGTAGCCTATGCTAATATCTTTATTG GTCAAGCGGAGTTGGCTGAGATCCCAGAAGGTTATATTCCAGAACATTGGGAGTATTATAAA CATCCTATAAGTCGGTGGATTTCACGTTACATACAACATCCCCCTGAAAAGGAATATGAAAAGGAAATGGCTAGGTTATATGTTGAATTTGAGAAAAAGAAGTTAAG GAAATTGGAAGCACAGGCAGATCGTCTGATGCGGAAAAGGGGGGATGGACCATGGCATCAACACGAATCCCCAGGCACAGCTGAGATTGATTATGATCCTAAAGCAAAACCTGATTACTGA